Proteins encoded by one window of Bacillus rossius redtenbacheri isolate Brsri chromosome 3, Brsri_v3, whole genome shotgun sequence:
- the LOC134530158 gene encoding vanin-like protein 1 isoform X4: MRGLVSQNVDNYVHFIEEAAQKDADIVVFPEVGLTSYGKPLYASPVPDPRERANPCTNSSSGMLEEIARLSCAARNNDIYVVINFPEVKVCEKVVPGSDCEHIGTFHYNCDIVFDRRGYLVARYRKYNLFLEHEFDKTPTPDISIFETDFGVKFGVFTCFDVLFKAPAVAMVQQFNVTDVAVPQAWFSELPFLTSVQAQSQWASAMDVNMLAAGYSKPSVGSTGSGIYNGRRGPLATVFSAVDTSKLLVATVQKKITNDNENLVSVMGDGNNLQLRDETRSEFFRNDDRESLQLAYESNSIASGCAGSCKRQVSDDRLGCGEMFGALYLMKENLTAYTTTLLDVAKPNGPQQKNVSLRLCSGDLCCDFEVRSSQRPAGRNTSDGSSHYRAVVFSGVRSFVGAADAGLQVCGVVWCSDESPASCGSPPSTVGGPRPAFDHISIAGRFNASNSVQMPNALAVDFKIINPRAYSFTKNVTTGEKVGVTLELKDVVSNLITFGIYGRYFDNDVLH; encoded by the exons GACGCGGACATAGTGGTGTTCCCGGAAGTGGGACTCACGAGCTACGGGAAGCCCCTGTACGCCTCGCCGGTCCCCGACCCCCGGGAGCGGGCCAACCCCTGCACCAACAGCTCCTCCGGGATGCTGGAG GAAATTGCACGGCTTTCGTGTGCTGCAAGGAACAACGATATATACGTGGTGATAAACTTCCCTGAAGTGAAGGTCTGCGAGAAAGTGGTACCAGGAAGTGACTGCGAACACATTGGCACATTCCACTACAACTGCGACATAGTGTTCGATCGCAGAGGCTACTTAGTTGCGCG GTATCGGAAATATAATCTCTTCTTGGAGCATGAATTTGACAAAACTCCCACACCAGATATATCAATCTTCGAAACGGACTTTGGAGTGAAATTCGGAGTATTCACTTGCTTCGACGTCCTGTTCAAAGCACCGGCCGTAGCGATGGTTCAGCAGTTCAACGTGACAGATGTCGCCGTGCCGCAAGCATGGTTCTCCGAGCTGCCTTTCCTTACTT CCGTACAGGCCCAGTCGCAGTGGGCGAGTGCCATGGATGTGAACATGTTGGCAGCAGGCTACAGCAAGCCCTCTGTCGGCAGCACGGGAAGCGGCATATACAACGGTCGCAGAGGTCCACTGGCGACGGTATTTTCAGCTGTCGACACGAGTAAGCTTCTGGTCGCAACCGTGCAGAAGAAAATAACTAATGACAATGAGAACCTGGTCTCTGTGATGGGAGACGGGAACAACTTGCAGTTGCGAGACGAAACGCGGAGTGAATTTTTCCGAAATGACGACCGTGAATCATTGCAACTGGCGTACGAGAGCAACAGCATAGCGTCGGGGTGTGCAGGCTCTTGCAAGCGTCAAGTCAGTGACGATCGTCTGGGATGCGGCGAGATGTTCGGTGCACTGTATCTCATGAAGGAAAATCTCACGGCGTACACAACCACGCTCTTGGACGTCGCGAAGCCTAATGGTCCGCAGCAGAAGAATGTTTCCTTGCGCTTGTGTTCCGGCGACCTGTGCTGCGACTTCGAGGTGCGCTCGTCGCAACGACCAGCGGGACGTAACACGTCCGACGGCAGCAGCCACTACAGAGCGGTGGTGTTCAGTGGCGTGCGCTCCTTCGTGGGCGCGGCAGATGCCGGTCTGCAGGTGTGTGGGGTTGTGTGGTGCAGCGACGAGTCCCCAGCCTCCTGTGGGTCCCCACCCAGCACCGTGGGCGGTCCGCGGCCGGCCTTCGACCACATCAGCATAGCGGGACGCTTCAACGCCAGCAACTCCGTCCAGATGCCCAACGCCTTGGCTGTGGATTTCAAAATAATAAACCCAAGGGCTTACTCATTTACTAAAAACGTGACCACGGGAGAAAAAGTGGGTGTTACGCTTGAGTTGAAAGATGTTGTCAGCAATTTGATAACATTTGGAATATATGGTAGGTACTTTGATAACGATGTGTTGCATTAA
- the LOC134530158 gene encoding vanin-like protein 1 isoform X5, which yields MLEEIARLSCAARNNDIYVVINFPEVKVCEKVVPGSDCEHIGTFHYNCDIVFDRRGYLVARYRKYNLFLEHEFDKTPTPDISIFETDFGVKFGVFTCFDVLFKAPAVAMVQQFNVTDVAVPQAWFSELPFLTSVQAQSQWASAMDVNMLAAGYSKPSVGSTGSGIYNGRRGPLATVFSAVDTSKLLVATVQKKITNDNENLVSVMGDGNNLQLRDETRSEFFRNDDRESLQLAYESNSIASGCAGSCKRQVSDDRLGCGEMFGALYLMKENLTAYTTTLLDVAKPNGPQQKNVSLRLCSGDLCCDFEVRSSQRPAGRNTSDGSSHYRAVVFSGVRSFVGAADAGLQVCGVVWCSDESPASCGSPPSTVGGPRPAFDHISIAGRFNASNSVQMPNALAVDFKIINPRAYSFTKNVTTGEKVGVTLELKDVVSNLITFGIYGRYFDNDVLH from the exons ATGCTGGAG GAAATTGCACGGCTTTCGTGTGCTGCAAGGAACAACGATATATACGTGGTGATAAACTTCCCTGAAGTGAAGGTCTGCGAGAAAGTGGTACCAGGAAGTGACTGCGAACACATTGGCACATTCCACTACAACTGCGACATAGTGTTCGATCGCAGAGGCTACTTAGTTGCGCG GTATCGGAAATATAATCTCTTCTTGGAGCATGAATTTGACAAAACTCCCACACCAGATATATCAATCTTCGAAACGGACTTTGGAGTGAAATTCGGAGTATTCACTTGCTTCGACGTCCTGTTCAAAGCACCGGCCGTAGCGATGGTTCAGCAGTTCAACGTGACAGATGTCGCCGTGCCGCAAGCATGGTTCTCCGAGCTGCCTTTCCTTACTT CCGTACAGGCCCAGTCGCAGTGGGCGAGTGCCATGGATGTGAACATGTTGGCAGCAGGCTACAGCAAGCCCTCTGTCGGCAGCACGGGAAGCGGCATATACAACGGTCGCAGAGGTCCACTGGCGACGGTATTTTCAGCTGTCGACACGAGTAAGCTTCTGGTCGCAACCGTGCAGAAGAAAATAACTAATGACAATGAGAACCTGGTCTCTGTGATGGGAGACGGGAACAACTTGCAGTTGCGAGACGAAACGCGGAGTGAATTTTTCCGAAATGACGACCGTGAATCATTGCAACTGGCGTACGAGAGCAACAGCATAGCGTCGGGGTGTGCAGGCTCTTGCAAGCGTCAAGTCAGTGACGATCGTCTGGGATGCGGCGAGATGTTCGGTGCACTGTATCTCATGAAGGAAAATCTCACGGCGTACACAACCACGCTCTTGGACGTCGCGAAGCCTAATGGTCCGCAGCAGAAGAATGTTTCCTTGCGCTTGTGTTCCGGCGACCTGTGCTGCGACTTCGAGGTGCGCTCGTCGCAACGACCAGCGGGACGTAACACGTCCGACGGCAGCAGCCACTACAGAGCGGTGGTGTTCAGTGGCGTGCGCTCCTTCGTGGGCGCGGCAGATGCCGGTCTGCAGGTGTGTGGGGTTGTGTGGTGCAGCGACGAGTCCCCAGCCTCCTGTGGGTCCCCACCCAGCACCGTGGGCGGTCCGCGGCCGGCCTTCGACCACATCAGCATAGCGGGACGCTTCAACGCCAGCAACTCCGTCCAGATGCCCAACGCCTTGGCTGTGGATTTCAAAATAATAAACCCAAGGGCTTACTCATTTACTAAAAACGTGACCACGGGAGAAAAAGTGGGTGTTACGCTTGAGTTGAAAGATGTTGTCAGCAATTTGATAACATTTGGAATATATGGTAGGTACTTTGATAACGATGTGTTGCATTAA